One genomic region from Pseudomonas hormoni encodes:
- the phrB gene encoding deoxyribodipyrimidine photo-lyase produces the protein MQLIWLRSDLRLHDNTALSAAASRGPSVAVYLLSPEQWREHDDAPCKVDFWLRNLRELSRALGELNIPLLIRTAARWDEAPKVLLDLCQQLKIDAVHVNEEYGIHESRRDAAVADALKTQGIDFYSYLDQLLFKPGTVLTKTGTYFQVFSQFRKVCYDRLHSSLPSLVSAPMAQSRLTVDSDEIPSSVAGFDTPSETLRALWPAGEIEARRRLDTFADAQIDYYKSERDFPAKPGTSQLSAYLAAGVISPRQCLHAALQSNQGEFESGKVGAVTWINELLWREFYKHILVGYPRVSRHRAFRPETEALAWRDAPDELAAWQEARTGLPIIDAAMRQLLETGWMHNRLRMVVAMFLTKNLLIDWREGERFFMRHLIDGDLAANNGGWQWSSSTGTDSAPYFRIFNPLSQSEKFDSEGLFIKHWLPELAGLNKKDLHNPANLGGLFGVAGYPSPIVNLSTSRARALAAFKNLPSRQDAGGSYE, from the coding sequence TCTGGCTGCGCAGCGACTTGCGCCTACATGACAACACCGCCCTCTCGGCCGCCGCTTCCCGGGGACCGAGCGTGGCGGTGTACCTGTTGAGCCCGGAACAATGGCGCGAGCATGACGACGCGCCGTGCAAAGTGGATTTCTGGCTGCGCAACCTCCGTGAACTGAGCCGCGCACTCGGCGAGTTGAACATCCCGTTGCTGATCCGCACCGCCGCTCGCTGGGATGAAGCGCCGAAGGTTCTGCTCGATCTGTGCCAGCAGTTGAAGATCGACGCGGTGCACGTCAACGAGGAGTACGGCATTCACGAAAGCCGGCGTGATGCGGCGGTGGCCGACGCACTGAAAACCCAAGGCATCGACTTTTATAGCTACCTCGATCAGTTGCTGTTCAAGCCCGGCACCGTGCTGACCAAGACCGGCACGTACTTCCAGGTCTTCAGTCAGTTCCGCAAAGTGTGCTACGACCGCCTGCACAGCTCACTGCCGAGCCTGGTGAGCGCGCCCATGGCTCAATCGCGGCTGACCGTCGACAGCGATGAAATCCCTTCAAGCGTTGCAGGCTTCGACACGCCGAGCGAGACCTTGCGCGCACTCTGGCCCGCCGGTGAAATCGAAGCCCGACGCCGTCTCGACACCTTCGCCGATGCGCAGATCGACTACTACAAAAGTGAGCGCGACTTCCCGGCCAAACCCGGCACCAGCCAGCTCTCGGCCTACCTCGCGGCCGGCGTCATTTCCCCGCGCCAATGCTTGCACGCCGCCCTGCAAAGCAACCAAGGCGAGTTCGAAAGCGGCAAAGTCGGCGCCGTCACCTGGATCAACGAATTGCTCTGGCGCGAGTTCTACAAACACATTCTGGTGGGCTACCCACGCGTCTCTCGCCACCGCGCCTTCCGCCCGGAAACCGAAGCCCTGGCCTGGCGCGACGCCCCCGACGAACTGGCGGCCTGGCAAGAAGCGCGCACCGGCCTGCCGATCATCGACGCGGCGATGCGCCAACTGCTCGAAACCGGCTGGATGCACAACCGTTTGCGCATGGTGGTGGCGATGTTCCTCACCAAGAACCTGCTGATCGACTGGCGTGAAGGCGAACGTTTTTTCATGCGGCACCTGATCGATGGCGACCTCGCGGCGAACAACGGCGGCTGGCAGTGGAGTTCGTCCACCGGCACCGACTCGGCGCCCTACTTCCGGATTTTCAACCCGCTCAGCCAATCGGAAAAATTCGACAGCGAAGGCCTGTTCATCAAGCACTGGCTGCCGGAGCTGGCCGGGCTGAACAAGAAAGACCTGCACAACCCGGCGAACCTTGGCGGTTTGTTCGGGGTGGCAGGTTATCCGTCGCCAATCGTCAATCTAAGTACGAGTCGCGCGCGCGCGTTGGCCGCGTTCAAAAACCTGCCATCGCGACAAGATGCCGGAGGGAGCTATGAGTGA
- a CDS encoding nuclear transport factor 2 family protein has protein sequence MSDFLRRFARQFGELNKDNLQRLNELYAADVHFTDPLHDVQGIGQLHSYFSELYANVSELRFDFHGFDQIGEGEGYLRWVMSYRHPRLAGGGLIRVDGCSHLRWRDKVYRHRDYFDAGALLYEHVPVLGRAIAWLKRRMG, from the coding sequence ATGAGTGATTTTCTGCGGCGCTTCGCCCGGCAGTTTGGCGAACTCAACAAAGACAACCTGCAGCGCCTGAATGAGCTGTACGCCGCCGACGTGCACTTCACCGATCCGCTGCACGACGTACAGGGCATCGGGCAATTGCACAGCTATTTCAGTGAGCTCTACGCCAACGTCAGCGAACTGCGTTTCGATTTTCACGGCTTCGACCAGATCGGCGAAGGCGAAGGTTATCTGCGCTGGGTCATGAGCTACCGCCATCCGCGCCTTGCCGGCGGGGGCTTGATTCGGGTGGATGGCTGCTCGCACCTGCGCTGGCGTGACAAGGTTTATCGCCACCGGGATTACTTCGATGCCGGGGCACTGCTCTACGAACATGTACCCGTATTGGGCCGGGCAATCGCCTGGCTGAAAAGGAGAATGGGATGA
- a CDS encoding SDR family NAD(P)-dependent oxidoreductase, which produces MSLTPPRRYWLTGASSGIGAALAEEILKTGAHLAVSSRSLAPLKVLSQRYPGQVLVVAGDLTNSQTVREIGEQIAHDWGSLDTVILNAGTCEYVDVQQFDSSLVEHVVRTNLLASSYCIEAALPLLRKGLAPHLVGVASSVTYLPLPRAEAYGASKAGLRYLFESLRIDLAPEGIEVTVVSPGFVDTPLTAKNDFPMPLSWPVGKAARHIFTKLKHRPLEIAFPALFMAALWPLSKMPNRVKLAIGKRMVRSSPPIKDVP; this is translated from the coding sequence ATGAGCCTTACACCTCCACGACGATATTGGCTGACCGGAGCCAGCAGCGGCATTGGCGCCGCGCTGGCCGAGGAAATTCTGAAAACCGGTGCCCACCTGGCGGTCAGTTCGCGCTCGCTGGCGCCGCTGAAAGTCTTGTCGCAACGCTATCCCGGGCAAGTGCTGGTGGTCGCGGGAGACCTGACCAACAGCCAGACCGTGCGCGAAATCGGCGAGCAAATCGCCCATGACTGGGGCTCGCTGGATACGGTGATTCTCAATGCCGGCACCTGCGAATACGTCGACGTTCAGCAGTTCGATTCGTCGCTCGTCGAGCACGTGGTGCGCACCAATCTGCTGGCCAGCAGTTACTGCATCGAAGCGGCGCTGCCGCTGTTGCGCAAAGGCCTCGCACCGCATCTGGTGGGCGTCGCCAGTTCGGTGACTTACTTGCCGCTGCCACGCGCCGAGGCGTATGGTGCCTCGAAGGCCGGGCTGCGTTATCTGTTCGAATCGTTGCGCATTGACCTCGCGCCCGAAGGCATCGAAGTCACCGTGGTCAGCCCGGGGTTTGTCGACACACCGCTGACGGCGAAGAACGATTTCCCGATGCCGCTCAGTTGGCCGGTGGGCAAAGCAGCGCGACACATCTTCACCAAACTGAAGCATCGGCCACTGGAGATCGCGTTCCCGGCGCTGTTCATGGCGGCGCTCTGGCCGCTGTCGAAAATGCCCAACCGGGTGAAGCTCGCCATCGGCAAACGTATGGTGCGCAGCAGTCCGCCGATCAAGGACGTGCCGTGA
- a CDS encoding NAD(P)/FAD-dependent oxidoreductase, producing the protein MNIAIIGSGISGLTSAYLLNRSHEITLFEAGDRVGGHTHTVDVKVDGEHHAVDTGFIVFNDWTYPNFIRLLGQIGVGFKATEMSFSVTDPDSGLEYNGNNLNSLFAQRRNLLSPGFWGMLRDILRFNKRAQSDLSEGRIAAHTTLDEYLNAGGYGERFILHYIVPMGAAIWSMPMAEMLNFPLQFFVRFFNNHGLLSVNNRPQWRVIEGGSSAYIAPLTATFNQKIRLNCPVIRVERDADGVVIHSSAGSEHFDKVVFACHSDQALKLLATPSDAERSILGALPYADNEVVLHTDTRLLPSRALAWASWNYRLGGAGHTLAAVTYDMNILQGIQSDTTFCVSLNQSAGISPSMVLGRFTYAHPQYSLAAVAAQARWEELNGAQHSFYCGAYWANGFHEDGVVSALRVARSFGEVL; encoded by the coding sequence GTGAACATCGCCATCATCGGCAGCGGCATCTCGGGCCTGACCAGCGCTTACCTGCTGAATCGCAGCCACGAGATCACCCTGTTCGAGGCCGGCGACCGGGTCGGCGGTCATACCCACACCGTGGACGTGAAAGTCGATGGCGAGCACCATGCCGTGGACACCGGGTTCATTGTGTTCAACGACTGGACCTACCCGAATTTCATTCGCCTGCTGGGCCAGATCGGCGTCGGTTTCAAAGCGACAGAGATGAGTTTCTCGGTCACCGACCCGGACAGTGGCCTCGAGTACAACGGCAACAACCTCAACAGCCTGTTCGCCCAGCGCCGCAATCTGCTGTCGCCGGGGTTCTGGGGCATGCTGCGGGACATTCTGCGTTTCAACAAACGCGCTCAGTCCGACCTGTCCGAAGGCCGGATCGCGGCGCACACCACGCTCGATGAATACCTCAATGCCGGTGGTTACGGCGAGCGGTTCATCCTGCATTACATCGTGCCGATGGGCGCGGCGATCTGGTCGATGCCGATGGCCGAGATGCTGAATTTTCCGCTGCAATTCTTTGTGCGGTTTTTCAACAATCACGGTTTGCTGTCGGTCAACAATCGCCCGCAATGGCGGGTGATCGAGGGCGGTTCGAGTGCTTACATCGCACCGTTGACTGCAACCTTTAACCAGAAGATCCGCCTCAACTGTCCGGTGATACGCGTCGAGCGCGATGCCGATGGCGTTGTGATCCACAGCAGCGCCGGCAGCGAACACTTCGACAAAGTGGTGTTCGCCTGCCACAGCGATCAGGCACTGAAACTGCTGGCCACACCGAGCGATGCCGAACGGTCGATCCTCGGCGCCCTGCCCTACGCCGACAACGAAGTGGTGCTGCACACCGACACACGCCTGCTGCCGTCGCGCGCACTCGCCTGGGCCAGCTGGAATTACCGCCTCGGCGGCGCCGGCCATACGCTGGCCGCCGTGACCTACGACATGAATATCCTGCAAGGCATCCAGAGCGACACCACGTTCTGCGTCAGCCTCAACCAGAGCGCCGGCATCAGCCCGTCCATGGTGCTCGGCCGATTCACCTACGCCCATCCGCAATACAGCCTGGCGGCAGTGGCCGCGCAGGCGCGCTGGGAAGAATTGAACGGCGCGCAACACAGCTTTTATTGCGGCGCCTACTGGGCCAACGGTTTCCATGAAGATGGCGTGGTCAGCGCGTTGCGCGTGGCCCGCTCGTTCGGGGAAGTGCTGTGA
- a CDS encoding DUF1365 domain-containing protein, whose amino-acid sequence MNSALYSGWIAHRRFAPRRHEFRYRIGLLYLDLDEQDAVLGLSPLSGNRRFSPFSFRESDYLKAFTGNGMRLIDAVREQVRQAIGHAPQGSVCLLTQPRSWGLAFNPVSFFYCYEADGQLAAILAEVTNTPWRERYHYVLPARTPEDLRDFHQHFAVAKAFHVSPFLPRDLEHRMSFSPVAKKLGVHMADWQGELKLFDATLNLKREALSRASLHRYLRRFPWMTAKTCLAIYWQALRLLLKRAPIFAHQAADGSFQTATVPPKDRHHEIL is encoded by the coding sequence GTGAACAGCGCCCTCTACAGCGGCTGGATCGCCCATCGGCGGTTTGCCCCAAGGCGCCATGAATTCCGCTACCGGATCGGCCTGCTGTACCTCGATCTCGACGAACAGGACGCGGTACTCGGGCTATCGCCACTCTCGGGCAATCGCCGTTTCTCGCCGTTTTCGTTTCGCGAAAGCGACTACCTCAAAGCCTTCACCGGCAACGGCATGCGCCTGATCGACGCGGTGCGCGAGCAGGTTCGCCAGGCCATTGGTCATGCACCACAAGGCTCGGTCTGCCTGCTGACCCAGCCTCGCAGTTGGGGCCTGGCGTTCAACCCGGTGAGTTTTTTCTATTGTTACGAAGCCGACGGTCAACTGGCGGCGATTCTTGCCGAAGTCACCAATACCCCGTGGCGCGAGCGTTATCACTACGTGTTGCCGGCCAGGACGCCGGAGGACCTGCGCGACTTCCATCAGCATTTCGCCGTGGCCAAGGCGTTTCATGTGTCGCCGTTTCTCCCCCGCGATCTCGAACACCGCATGAGCTTCAGCCCGGTCGCGAAAAAGCTTGGCGTGCACATGGCCGACTGGCAGGGCGAACTGAAGCTGTTCGACGCCACGCTCAACCTGAAACGCGAGGCCCTGAGTCGCGCCAGCCTGCACCGTTACTTGCGGCGCTTTCCGTGGATGACCGCGAAAACCTGTCTGGCGATTTATTGGCAAGCCCTGCGCCTGCTGCTCAAACGCGCGCCGATATTTGCTCATCAAGCTGCCGATGGCAGCTTTCAAACCGCCACCGTTCCGCCCAAGGATCGCCACCATGAAATCCTCTAG
- a CDS encoding SAM-dependent methyltransferase has protein sequence MKSSSVSAKATLFSTNGLTGTLLRRGVLRQLAHLKHGQLVVVEDGERHVFGTAGSHLLGEIHILDAAAWGLVASNGSIGAGEAFIHGYWSSPDLTAVVRVFVSNLEVLDALEGGLAKLGRPFVQGLHWLNRNTRKGSQKNIAAHYDLGNDLFEQFLDPTMMYSAAQFLSPEDSLEQAQLNKLERICQKLDLKPSDHLLEIGTGWGSMALYAAQHYGCKVTTTTLSKEQYAFTAQRIDALGLQDQVTLLLKDYRDLTGQYDKLVSIEMIEAVGHRFLPTYFKQCAHLLKSNGLMLLQAITIREQRYEQAKGSVDFIQRYIFPGGALPCVQKMLEIVSRDTDMNLLHMEDFGLHYARTLRLWHENFRRAQGRLSELGYDDYFLRLWEFYLCYCEGGFLERTIGTAQLLLAKPSAMTAPLLGRFDA, from the coding sequence ATGAAATCCTCTAGTGTCTCGGCCAAAGCCACGCTGTTCAGCACCAACGGTCTGACCGGGACGTTGCTGCGTCGCGGTGTGCTGCGGCAACTGGCGCACCTCAAGCACGGGCAACTGGTGGTCGTCGAGGACGGCGAGCGGCATGTCTTCGGCACCGCTGGCAGTCATTTGCTGGGGGAGATTCACATCCTCGACGCTGCGGCGTGGGGACTGGTGGCGAGCAACGGTTCGATCGGCGCAGGTGAGGCGTTTATCCACGGTTACTGGAGTTCGCCGGACCTGACGGCGGTGGTTCGCGTGTTCGTCAGTAACCTTGAAGTGCTGGATGCGCTGGAAGGCGGCCTGGCGAAACTCGGTCGGCCGTTCGTTCAAGGGTTGCACTGGCTCAACCGCAACACACGCAAGGGTTCGCAAAAAAACATCGCCGCGCACTACGACCTCGGCAACGATCTGTTCGAACAGTTTCTCGACCCGACCATGATGTATTCGGCAGCACAATTCCTGAGTCCCGAGGACAGCCTGGAACAGGCGCAGTTGAACAAACTGGAACGGATCTGCCAGAAGCTCGACCTCAAACCCAGCGATCACCTGCTGGAAATCGGCACCGGGTGGGGCAGCATGGCGCTGTACGCGGCGCAGCATTATGGCTGCAAAGTCACCACCACCACGCTGTCCAAAGAGCAGTACGCCTTTACCGCGCAACGGATCGACGCCTTGGGTCTGCAAGACCAGGTCACGTTGTTGCTCAAGGATTACCGCGACCTCACCGGGCAGTACGACAAACTGGTGTCGATCGAGATGATCGAAGCCGTGGGCCATCGCTTTCTGCCGACCTACTTCAAGCAGTGTGCGCACTTGCTCAAGAGCAATGGCTTGATGCTGTTGCAGGCGATCACCATCCGCGAGCAGCGCTACGAGCAGGCCAAGGGCAGCGTCGATTTCATTCAGCGCTACATCTTCCCCGGCGGCGCCCTGCCCTGCGTGCAGAAAATGCTCGAGATCGTCAGCCGCGACACCGACATGAACTTGCTGCACATGGAGGATTTCGGCCTGCACTACGCGCGAACCTTGCGCCTGTGGCATGAGAACTTTCGCCGTGCCCAAGGTCGCTTGAGCGAATTGGGCTACGACGATTATTTCCTCCGGCTGTGGGAGTTTTACCTGTGCTACTGCGAAGGTGGCTTCCTGGAGCGCACCATCGGCACGGCGCAGTTGCTGCTGGCCAAACCGTCGGCAATGACCGCGCCTCTGCTCGGCCGCTTCGATGCTTGA
- a CDS encoding DUF2878 domain-containing protein has protein sequence MLERLANAALFQLGWLACVIGGNSLWLLVALGALVIHLLWISRWADEGRLILSVVVLGTTVDSSLHWLGVFEFNDVVPLIPLWLMLLWALLATTLRHCLQWTATPWWLGSLLGAVGGPLSYYAGGQLAGVQFPYGQAPTLIGIGLLWALLLPTLHFMAQRLAASDTYG, from the coding sequence ATGCTTGAACGCCTGGCCAACGCTGCGCTGTTCCAGCTCGGCTGGCTTGCCTGCGTGATCGGCGGCAACAGTTTGTGGTTGTTGGTGGCGCTGGGCGCTTTGGTGATTCATCTGCTGTGGATAAGTCGTTGGGCGGACGAAGGCCGGCTGATTCTCAGCGTGGTGGTGCTGGGCACGACCGTCGACAGTTCATTGCACTGGCTGGGGGTGTTCGAGTTCAACGATGTCGTGCCGCTGATTCCTCTATGGCTGATGCTGTTATGGGCGCTGCTGGCAACGACATTGCGCCATTGCCTGCAATGGACCGCAACGCCCTGGTGGCTGGGCAGCCTGCTGGGCGCCGTGGGTGGACCGTTGTCGTATTACGCGGGAGGACAACTGGCCGGGGTGCAATTCCCTTACGGCCAGGCACCGACCCTGATCGGCATCGGATTACTCTGGGCGCTGCTGCTTCCTACGTTGCATTTCATGGCCCAGCGGTTGGCGGCGTCCGACACCTACGGTTGA
- a CDS encoding YkgJ family cysteine cluster protein — translation MKTIPHTQIAEPAVTCSTCAACCCQLEVMLITDTGVPERFIDTDDWGGEVMLRLDDGWCAALDRNSMMCTIYEKRPLICREFEMGAPECIEERQGITTAYR, via the coding sequence ATGAAGACCATACCCCACACACAAATCGCCGAGCCGGCGGTCACCTGCTCGACCTGCGCAGCCTGCTGCTGCCAGCTCGAAGTCATGCTGATCACCGACACGGGTGTGCCCGAACGATTTATCGATACCGATGATTGGGGTGGGGAAGTCATGCTGCGTCTGGACGACGGCTGGTGTGCCGCGCTGGATCGCAACAGCATGATGTGCACGATCTACGAGAAACGCCCGCTGATTTGCCGGGAATTCGAGATGGGCGCACCGGAGTGCATCGAAGAACGCCAGGGGATTACCACGGCGTATCGTTAG
- a CDS encoding acyloxyacyl hydrolase, whose translation MKRLFCLAAIAAALMGHSFTAQAAGVEFAVGQTSESTMTYRLGMQFDWDKSWLQSDVGRLTGYWSGAYTYWDGDEASSNHSLSFSPVFVYEFAGQNVKPYVELGVGVALFANTEVENNQLGSAFQFEDRFGFGLRFAGGHEVGIRATHYSNAGLSSPNNGVESYALHYTMPL comes from the coding sequence ATGAAGCGACTATTCTGCTTGGCCGCGATTGCGGCCGCACTGATGGGGCATAGTTTTACCGCACAGGCGGCAGGCGTGGAGTTCGCGGTCGGCCAGACCAGCGAGTCGACCATGACCTATCGACTGGGCATGCAATTCGATTGGGACAAGAGCTGGCTGCAGAGTGATGTCGGTCGCCTGACCGGTTACTGGAGTGGCGCCTACACCTACTGGGACGGCGACGAGGCCTCCAGCAACCACAGCCTGTCGTTCTCGCCGGTGTTTGTTTATGAGTTTGCCGGTCAGAACGTCAAACCCTATGTAGAACTCGGGGTGGGCGTGGCGTTGTTCGCCAATACCGAAGTCGAAAACAATCAACTTGGCAGTGCCTTTCAGTTCGAAGACCGGTTCGGCTTCGGCCTGCGTTTTGCGGGCGGGCATGAAGTCGGGATTCGCGCGACGCACTATTCCAATGCGGGGCTCAGCAGTCCGAACAATGGTGTAGAAAGTTACGCGCTGCACTACACGATGCCGTTGTAA
- the murI gene encoding glutamate racemase codes for MREAPIGVFDSGVGGLSVLAEIQRLLPNETLLYLADCGNIPYGEKTPEFIQQRCSVMADFFQQQGAKALVLACNTATVAGVADLRRDYPEWPIVGMEPAVKPAAAATRSGVVGVLATTGTLQSAKFAALLDRFATDVRVITQPCPGLVELIENGDLRSPALRELLARYVGPLLAAGCDTIILGCTHYPFLKPLLKQMIPEDISLIDTGAAVARQLQRLLAERELLAEGPARTAQFWTSADPEHFRNILPILWNTAGVVQSFKG; via the coding sequence ATGCGTGAAGCGCCGATTGGCGTGTTCGACTCCGGTGTCGGCGGGCTCTCGGTGCTGGCTGAGATCCAGCGATTGCTGCCCAACGAAACGCTGCTGTACCTCGCCGATTGCGGAAATATTCCCTACGGAGAGAAAACGCCGGAATTCATCCAGCAGCGTTGCAGCGTGATGGCCGATTTCTTTCAGCAGCAGGGCGCCAAGGCCCTGGTGCTGGCCTGCAACACGGCGACTGTCGCCGGTGTTGCGGACTTGCGACGCGATTACCCTGAGTGGCCTATCGTCGGCATGGAACCCGCCGTCAAACCCGCCGCTGCCGCCACCCGCAGTGGCGTGGTCGGCGTACTCGCCACCACCGGCACCTTGCAGAGTGCCAAATTCGCCGCGCTACTCGACCGCTTCGCCACTGATGTACGGGTGATCACTCAGCCGTGCCCGGGGCTGGTGGAGTTGATTGAAAACGGCGATCTGCGCAGTCCCGCCCTGCGTGAGTTGCTTGCCAGGTATGTCGGGCCGCTGCTCGCCGCCGGCTGCGACACGATAATTCTTGGCTGCACGCATTATCCCTTCCTAAAGCCGTTGCTTAAGCAGATGATCCCTGAAGACATCAGCTTGATTGATACCGGCGCTGCTGTAGCGCGACAACTTCAGCGCTTGTTGGCCGAGCGTGAATTGCTCGCCGAGGGGCCTGCACGTACTGCGCAATTCTGGACGAGTGCCGATCCGGAGCATTTCAGAAATATCTTGCCGATCTTGTGGAATACCGCTGGCGTTGTGCAAAGCTTCAAAGGGTAA
- a CDS encoding molybdopterin-synthase adenylyltransferase MoeB: MLNDQELLRYSRQILLQHVDIDGQLRLKESRVLIVGLGGLGSPVALYLAAAGVGELHLADFDTVDLTNLQRQIVHDTDSVGLTKVDSAIRRLSAINPEITLVAHRTALDEDSLAAAVATVDLVLDCSDNFSTREAVNAACVAAGKPLVSGAAIRLEGQLSVFDPRRPESPCYHCLYGHGSEAELTCSEAGVVGPLVGLVGSLQALEAMKLLVGFGEPLVGRLLLIDALGSRFRELRVKRDPGCSVCGPKHA; the protein is encoded by the coding sequence GTGCTGAATGATCAGGAATTGTTGCGCTACAGTCGGCAGATTCTGTTGCAGCACGTCGACATCGACGGTCAATTGCGACTGAAAGAAAGCCGCGTGTTGATCGTCGGTCTTGGCGGTCTCGGTTCACCGGTTGCGCTTTACCTCGCCGCGGCTGGCGTTGGTGAGTTGCATCTGGCGGACTTCGACACCGTCGACCTGACCAACCTGCAACGCCAGATCGTTCACGACACCGACAGCGTCGGCCTGACCAAGGTCGATTCAGCGATCCGCCGCCTGAGCGCAATCAACCCCGAGATCACGTTAGTCGCCCATCGCACTGCGCTGGACGAAGATTCTTTGGCGGCAGCGGTTGCCACCGTGGATCTGGTGCTGGACTGCTCCGACAATTTTTCCACCCGCGAAGCGGTCAACGCCGCGTGCGTGGCCGCGGGCAAGCCTTTGGTCAGCGGCGCGGCGATTCGCCTCGAAGGGCAATTGTCGGTGTTCGACCCGCGTCGCCCGGAAAGTCCGTGCTACCACTGCTTATATGGGCACGGCAGCGAAGCCGAACTGACGTGCAGTGAAGCGGGCGTCGTCGGTCCGTTGGTTGGGTTGGTCGGTAGCCTCCAGGCGCTGGAAGCGATGAAGCTGCTGGTGGGTTTCGGCGAGCCTCTGGTGGGACGGTTGTTGTTGATTGATGCCTTGGGTTCGCGTTTTCGCGAGCTGCGGGTCAAGCGTGATCCGGGCTGCAGCGTCTGTGGGCCGAAACATGCGTGA
- the prmC gene encoding peptide chain release factor N(5)-glutamine methyltransferase produces the protein MTIIASLLRAADLPDSPTARLDAELLLAAALGKSRSFLHTWPERIVPSDAALKFAEYLQRRRGGEPVAYILGQQGFWKLDLEVAPHTLIPRPDTELLVEAALELLPATPAKVLDLGTGSGAIALALASERPAWSVTAVDRVLEAVALAERNRQRLHLNNATVLSSHWFSALEGQRFQLIISNPPYIASTDPHLVEGDVRFEPSSALVAGIDGLDDLRLIVAQAPDYLEAGGWLMLEHGYDQAEAVRDLLHTRGFEEVHSRTDLGGHQRISLGRLPC, from the coding sequence ATGACGATCATTGCCAGTCTGTTGCGCGCCGCTGATTTACCCGACTCGCCGACGGCGCGTCTGGATGCTGAATTACTGTTGGCCGCGGCATTGGGCAAGTCCCGCAGTTTTTTGCACACCTGGCCGGAGCGCATCGTTCCGAGCGACGCCGCGCTGAAGTTCGCCGAGTACCTGCAACGCCGTCGTGGCGGTGAGCCGGTGGCGTACATCCTGGGCCAGCAAGGTTTCTGGAAGCTTGATCTGGAAGTCGCGCCGCACACGCTGATCCCGCGCCCGGACACCGAATTGCTGGTAGAGGCCGCGCTGGAATTGTTGCCCGCCACGCCCGCCAAGGTCCTCGATCTCGGCACCGGCAGCGGCGCTATCGCCTTGGCCCTGGCCAGTGAACGTCCGGCGTGGAGCGTCACTGCCGTGGATCGCGTGCTTGAAGCCGTGGCCCTGGCCGAGCGCAATCGTCAGCGCCTGCACCTGAACAATGCCACCGTGCTGAGCAGCCATTGGTTCAGCGCGCTGGAAGGTCAGCGTTTTCAGCTGATCATCAGCAATCCACCTTACATCGCTTCGACCGATCCGCATCTGGTGGAAGGCGATGTGCGTTTCGAACCGTCCAGTGCGCTGGTAGCCGGTATCGATGGGCTCGACGATTTGCGCCTGATCGTCGCCCAGGCACCGGATTACCTGGAAGCGGGCGGCTGGTTGATGCTCGAACACGGTTATGATCAAGCCGAAGCCGTGCGCGATCTGCTGCATACCCGCGGCTTTGAAGAAGTCCACAGCCGCACCGATCTGGGCGGCCACCAACGGATCAGCCTGGGGCGCCTGCCGTGCTGA